In the genome of Bombus affinis isolate iyBomAffi1 chromosome 7, iyBomAffi1.2, whole genome shotgun sequence, one region contains:
- the LOC126918735 gene encoding histone lysine demethylase PHF8-like isoform X4, whose translation MELPVTYCLCGRSYDFEQFMIQCDVCKEWYHGGCVSVKEYMSIDLDKYHCPRCEAMCGPSLMKTKLNWHRHDYTEPDADTKPVQTGTPVFIRELKSRHFPKADEVVKHVRGQQLTLQYLQANGFENPIIIDGKDGLDMTVPPPNFSVYDVESYIGGDRDMDVIDVTRQSNIRMKLRDFVEYYNSPCRTRVLNVISLEFTNTGLSPMVEAPYIARKLDWVNSVWPRDWLEDSDIKRPEVQKYCLMGVKDSFTDFHIDFGGTSVWYHVLRGEKVFYLIRPTPANLQLYQHWMCSSTQSETFFGDQADACYKCVIKQGQTMMIPTGWIHAVLTPVDSLVFGGNFVHSLNIPMQLQIYELEKKMKTPAKFQYPGFETINWFAAKKLLKELKELNNEGKKCPAYLLQGVKALLSILKQWNTDKDYNMTSRGQIPETINSQKLLKDFSKEIRHAERYLISLNPPKPERESKRKKKKPLNKDFVDYDVADRMPDNPFKATLKETSKANSAIAESPSSGRPPLKLTLPKPIMYPYAKTQSPTLEEKNVSPVSNRRSSKPGKQSPTVIRFKLGNNEVVRSTHDDINTYNNLHSDHPLGTSKELTWKQTSIYDFHDGSNESDYGRFTIDESPKRKRTPKTNTQKRLKRDYDGDVDVLNDVPKNGIEELLKASAYTLGNGTQRLDVTTSMISQYSQPMPPPTGIYKLKTTSSGRASPSTREAIAGMLSFSEQCYSTTSNSTSKTTKITKVQTNEDDDQSIENIDKVHQDDDFIYPTLDASDDEDFIFKPKAKSQIDEAWNPKARVGPLLPKTNRPAREGVKKTSVEKGLEAAAAKRAKQSSTTKRTYNKKKQKNSSVTSASGTSTTSSENTAKTSIGFGSILTSPNRLKDVKAKLAAPVPVERKPKKGMKTAKQRLGKILKLHKMMH comes from the exons ATGGAGTTACCAGTTACATATTGTTTATGTGGCCGTTCTTACGATTTCGAACAATTTATGATACAATGTGATGTTTGTAAAGAATGGTATCATGGAGG GTGTGTTTCTGTAAAAGAATATATGTCCATAGATCTTGACAAATACCATTGTCCGCGTTGTGAAGCAATGTGCGGGCCATCGCTTA TGAAAACAAAATTGAATTGGCATAGACATGATTATACCGAGCCCGATGCTGATACAAAACCAGTTCAAACTGGCACACCAGTATTTATAAGGGAATTAAAATCCAGACATTTCCCAAAAGCTGATGAAGTTGTTAAACATGTTAGAGGACAGCAATTGACCCTTCAATATTTACAAGCTAATGGCTTTGAAAATCCTATTATAATTGATGGGAAGGATGGACTTGATATGACCGTTCCACCACCAAACTTCAGCGTTTATGATGTAGAAAGTTACATAG GTGGAGATCGAGACATGGATGTAATCGACGTTACAAGACAAAGTAATATCAGAATGAAATTAAGAGACTTTGTTGAATATTACAATTCCCCTTGCAGAACAAGGGTTCTTAATGTGATTAGTCTTGAATTTACAAACACTGG TCTTTCACCAATGGTCGAGGCACCATACATCGCGCGTAAACTCGACTGGGTTAATTCTGTTTGGCCGCGTGATTGGCTTGAGGATAGTGACATAAAACGCCCCGAAGTGCAAAAGTATTGCCTAATGGGGGTCAAAGACAGTTTCACAGATTTCCACATTGATTTTGGTGGTACATCTGTGTGGTATCACGTGCTACGCGGAGAGAAAGTGTTTTATCTGATCAGGCCTACCCCTGCTAATTTACAACTGTATCAACATTGGATGTGCAGCTCAACGCAGAGTGAAACATTTTTTGGAGATCAAGCTGATGCGTGTTACAAATGCGTTATAAAACAAGGCCAAACTATGATGATTCCAACAGGTTGGATACATGCTGTATTAACTCCAGTTGATTCTTTGGTCTTTGGTGGAAATTTTGTACATAGCCTTAACATTCCAATGCAACTACA AATATacgaattagaaaaaaaaatgaagactCCTGCCAAATTTCAATATCCTGGTTTTGAGACAATCAATTGGTTTGCAGCAAAGAAATTGCTGAAAGAATTGAAAGAATTAAACAATGAAGGAAAGAAATGTCCAGCGTATCTTTTACAGGGTGTTAAAGCATTACTCAGTATTCTAAAACAGTGGAACACAGATAAGGAC TATAATATGACCAGTAGAGGTCAAATACCAGAAACAATAAATAGTCAAAAATTGTTAAAAGATTTCAGTAAGGAAATTCGACATGCTGAACGATACTTAATATCTTTAAATCCCCCGAAACCAGAGCGAGAGAGTAAACGCAAGAAAAAGAAACCATTGAATAAAGATTTCGTAGATTATGATGTTGCCGATAGAATGCCTGATAATCCGTTCAAAGCAACGTTAAAAGAGACGAGTAAAGCGAATTCTGCGATCGCGGAGTCACCGTCATCTGGTAGACCACCGTTAAAACTCACATTACCGAAACCCATCATGTATCCCTATGCCAAAACTCAAAGTCCAACATTAGAAGAGAAAAATGTTTCCCCTGTTAGTAATAGAAGATCGTCAAAACCGGGTAAACAAAGTCCAACCGTAATTAGATTTAAGCTCGGCAATAACGAGGTGGTCAGGAGTACACATGATGACATAAATACttataataatttacattctgacCATCCCCTTGGGACATCGAAAGAATTAACTTGGAAACAAACTTCTATATACGATTTTCACGACGGCAGCAATGAAAGCGATTATGGTCGATTTACTATTGACGAATCGCCAAAACGAAAGAGAACACCCAAAACTAATACGCAAAAGCGTTTAAAACGCGATTACGATGGAGATGTTGACGTTTTAAATGATGTACCTAAAAATGGAATCGAAGAATTATTAAAAGCTTCGGCTTATACCTTAGGAAACGGGACTCAAAGATTGGATGTAAC GACATCAATGATATCGCAATATAGTCAACCTATGCCACCACCTACTGG TATTTATAAATTGAAAACAACCAGTTCTGGTAGGGCATCTCCTTCGACTCGGGAAGCAATTGCCGGGATGCTATCCTTCAGTGAACAATGTTATTCAACTACGTCAAATAGTACATCGAAAACTACAAAAATTACGAAAGTTCAAACTAACGAGGATGACGATCAGTCTATAGAAAATATCGATAAAGTTCACCAGGACGATGATTTTA TTTACCCGACTCTAGACGCTTCAGACGATgaagattttatttttaaaccTAAAGCGAAAAGTCAGATAGACGAGGCATGGAATCCAAAAGCCAGAGTAGGACCTCTCTTGCCAAAAACGAATCGTCCAGCTCGAGAAGGTGTCAAGAAAACATCTGTCGAAAAAGGGCTCGAAGCAGCGGCAGCGAAACGTGCAAAACAATCG AGCACAACTAAGCGGACGTATAATAAAAAGAAGCAAAAGAATTCATCTGTAACTTCGGCAAGTGGTACATCGACCACCTCTTCGGAAAATACCGCAAAAACAAGCATCGGATTCGGTTCGATATTAACGAGTCCTAATAGGCTCAAGGATGTTAAAGCGAAATTAGCCGCCCCGGTTCCAGTTG AACGAAAACCAAAGAAAGGAATGAAAACGGCGAAGCAACGCTTAGGAAAAATTTTGAAACTTCACAAAATGATGCACTAG